Proteins from a single region of Patescibacteria group bacterium:
- the pheS gene encoding phenylalanine--tRNA ligase subunit alpha encodes MKESLENLKNSALQEIRTAGGFNSLEELWRKYLGRNGQLRNFSIKIKDMTPQEKAEMGRLINEVKNILESTINNRKNDLSVADSRQVDDLPDLNLNLTDQTIKLGHLHPHTQMKMRVADIFHSMGWQVLEGPEVENEHYHFDVLNIPANHPARDMWDTFWLNHQPSKNGRLLLRAHTSAMQVRVMEKQKPPLKVCVIGKCYRHEATDARHEHSLYQIEGFVVDKNVSVANLLHTLKTFLHYLFGRDVEVRLRPSYFPFTEPSFELDFSCLRCGGQGCPVCGQSGWVEMLGCGMIHPNVLRAAGYLPAGRQVQPQYTGFAFGIGLDRLVMMRHKVDDIRWFNGGDLRFLRQF; translated from the coding sequence ATGAAAGAGTCTTTGGAAAATTTAAAAAATTCAGCGCTGCAAGAAATTAGAACGGCGGGCGGCTTTAATTCATTAGAAGAATTGTGGCGCAAATATTTAGGACGCAACGGGCAATTGCGGAATTTTAGCATAAAGATAAAAGATATGACTCCACAAGAGAAGGCAGAAATGGGACGACTTATCAATGAGGTAAAAAATATTTTAGAGTCAACTATAAATAATAGAAAAAATGATTTATCAGTGGCTGATTCTCGACAAGTCGACGATTTGCCGGACTTGAATTTAAATTTAACTGATCAGACGATTAAGCTCGGTCATTTACACCCACACACGCAAATGAAGATGCGAGTAGCTGACATTTTTCACTCCATGGGTTGGCAGGTGCTAGAGGGGCCAGAGGTCGAGAACGAACATTATCATTTTGATGTTTTAAATATTCCCGCTAATCATCCGGCGCGCGACATGTGGGATACATTTTGGCTCAATCATCAACCATCAAAAAATGGCAGATTGCTTTTAAGGGCGCATACTTCGGCGATGCAGGTTAGGGTAATGGAGAAACAAAAACCGCCACTCAAGGTTTGCGTTATCGGCAAATGCTATCGTCACGAAGCGACGGATGCTAGACACGAACATAGTTTATACCAAATTGAAGGATTTGTGGTTGATAAAAACGTTTCCGTAGCTAACCTACTTCATACTTTAAAGACTTTTTTGCATTATTTATTTGGTCGCGACGTCGAAGTTAGGCTTAGACCAAGCTATTTTCCTTTTACTGAACCAAGTTTTGAATTAGATTTTTCTTGTCTTAGATGTGGTGGCCAGGGTTGTCCTGTTTGCGGTCAAAGCGGTTGGGTCGAAATGCTCGGTTGTGGCATGATTCATCCCAATGTTTTGCGTGCTGCTGGCTACCTGCCTGCCGGCAGGCAGGTCCAGCCTCAATATACTGGTTTTGCTTTTGGCATC
- a CDS encoding UvrD-helicase domain-containing protein translates to MLMILEEITSDLNQEQQQAVIHGDGPFLIIAGAGTGKTTVITRRIAWLILSGKAKPEEILALTFTDKAAEEMEERIDKLLPYGYVDLWASTFHSFCERILRQHAIEIGLPLNFKIINSAQQALLVRQNFSRFNLNYYRPLGTPFKFIQDLIKHFSRAKDEFITPEEYLNYAEKIALDQDTVTSHKLLDQEAGRLKEIAEAYQTYQQLLLENSALDFGDLINYTIKLFKDRPNVLAKYREQFKYVLVDEFQDTNWSQYELLKLLGAPKNNLTVVADDDQSIYKFRGASYNNVIQFKRDYPKTKEVVLVKNYRSRQEILDMAYRFIQLNNPNRLEAQVSQLDGVGDLPKNVICKKLEATRGNGANIDLLQSATQDEEAKAVVDKIIEMKEKNPEASWNDFAILVRANNQAEIFCQALRWRNVPYQFLAHSGLFSKPIILDILAYLKLLVNYHESTALYRILTSPIFSAQGLPSGQAGRSQPKADEPRVHASGGKITNEDLVNIINAARRKGKSLYQTLKTIHSLQEISKDGASAIDQLLGWIEKHSQMARQQGAGKIVYSFLEDSGYLKSISRQAEKGGLENIENVAWVSQFFKKIEEFELTNTDKSLKNFIETIDIIIEAGDEGSLPTDIIEVGPETVKIMTVHGAKGLEFKTVFLVNLVDRRFPTSERKEGVELPDALTREIIPEGDIHLQEERRLFYVALTRAKDNLFLTLADDYGGARKKKASRFLYELGLIKEEAIGKKTKVLKLPIFKEEEKKVITQFNLPAKISFSQLRAFENCPLQYKFGFILRIPVRGRYVFSFGQTMHLTLQKFLSQVLLQKKVVQSKLFETPKKEEPVVPNQDLIMKIYDECWIDEWYPDDKLREEYRQKGEKSLKKFYQEFSTSKPDVQYVELDFNFKVGDCTIKGKIDRVDDLGDGLEIIDYKTGTVKDGKLSAEDKEQLLIYQLAAAGLFKKEIKKLTYIFLEDNSQLSFLGTEGELDDMKQKIAKIFDEIHHSNFPAKPSMLCKYCDFKDICEYRKI, encoded by the coding sequence ATGCTTATGATTTTAGAAGAAATAACCAGCGATTTAAACCAAGAGCAACAACAGGCGGTCATTCACGGCGACGGTCCATTTTTAATTATCGCCGGAGCGGGTACGGGCAAAACCACGGTTATTACCCGGCGCATCGCCTGGCTGATTTTGTCCGGAAAGGCCAAACCCGAAGAAATTTTAGCTTTGACTTTTACTGATAAGGCGGCCGAAGAAATGGAAGAGCGCATTGATAAATTATTACCTTATGGTTATGTTGACCTTTGGGCTTCGACTTTTCATTCTTTTTGCGAAAGAATTTTACGCCAGCACGCCATTGAAATTGGACTCCCGCTTAATTTTAAAATCATTAATTCTGCCCAACAGGCTCTTTTGGTCCGCCAGAATTTTAGCCGTTTTAATCTAAACTATTATCGGCCGCTCGGTACGCCGTTTAAATTCATTCAAGATTTGATCAAGCATTTTTCTCGGGCTAAAGACGAATTTATTACACCCGAAGAATATTTAAATTACGCGGAGAAAATTGCCCTAGATCAGGATACGGTAACCAGCCATAAACTTTTAGATCAGGAAGCCGGCCGGCTCAAAGAAATCGCCGAGGCTTATCAAACTTACCAGCAACTATTATTAGAAAATTCGGCGCTTGATTTTGGTGATTTGATTAATTATACGATCAAGCTTTTCAAAGATCGGCCAAACGTTTTAGCTAAATACAGGGAACAGTTTAAATATGTTTTGGTTGATGAATTTCAAGATACTAATTGGTCGCAATATGAATTATTAAAATTATTAGGCGCTCCAAAGAATAATTTAACCGTAGTGGCCGATGATGACCAGAGTATTTATAAATTCCGTGGCGCTTCATATAACAATGTTATTCAGTTTAAAAGAGATTACCCCAAAACCAAAGAAGTTGTTTTGGTGAAAAATTATCGTTCCAGACAAGAGATATTAGATATGGCCTATCGTTTTATTCAGCTTAATAATCCCAATCGTCTGGAGGCGCAGGTTTCTCAGCTTGACGGAGTGGGCGATTTGCCCAAAAACGTAATTTGCAAAAAACTTGAAGCTACGCGCGGTAATGGCGCAAACATTGATTTACTGCAAAGTGCCACTCAAGACGAAGAGGCCAAAGCCGTAGTCGATAAAATTATCGAGATGAAAGAAAAAAACCCGGAAGCCAGTTGGAACGATTTTGCCATTTTAGTGCGGGCTAATAATCAGGCGGAAATATTTTGCCAGGCTTTGCGTTGGCGCAATGTGCCTTATCAATTTTTAGCCCACAGCGGATTATTTTCTAAGCCGATTATTTTAGACATTTTGGCCTATTTAAAATTATTAGTTAATTATCACGAAAGCACAGCGCTTTATCGGATTTTAACGTCGCCGATTTTTTCGGCCCAGGGCCTGCCTAGCGGACAGGCAGGCCGATCTCAGCCCAAGGCTGATGAGCCTAGGGTTCACGCCTCGGGCGGAAAAATAACTAACGAAGACTTAGTCAACATAATAAATGCGGCGCGCCGCAAAGGAAAATCTCTTTATCAAACACTAAAAACAATTCATTCTTTGCAAGAAATTTCCAAAGATGGCGCGTCGGCCATTGATCAGCTTTTGGGCTGGATTGAAAAACATAGCCAGATGGCCAGACAGCAGGGCGCGGGTAAAATAGTTTATTCTTTCTTGGAAGATTCTGGTTATTTGAAAAGTATTTCCCGGCAGGCTGAAAAAGGCGGCCTAGAAAATATAGAGAATGTTGCCTGGGTTAGCCAATTTTTCAAAAAAATAGAAGAATTCGAATTAACCAATACCGATAAATCATTAAAGAATTTTATTGAGACGATCGATATTATTATTGAAGCTGGCGATGAGGGCTCGTTGCCGACTGATATTATTGAAGTTGGTCCGGAGACGGTAAAAATTATGACCGTTCATGGCGCTAAAGGCCTGGAATTTAAAACGGTTTTTTTAGTTAATTTAGTTGATCGCCGTTTTCCTACTTCAGAGCGCAAAGAAGGCGTTGAATTGCCCGATGCCTTGACTCGCGAGATAATTCCCGAAGGCGATATTCATTTACAAGAAGAACGGCGATTATTTTACGTGGCACTAACTCGCGCCAAAGATAATTTATTTTTAACTTTAGCCGATGATTACGGTGGCGCCCGCAAGAAAAAGGCCTCAAGATTTTTATATGAATTAGGTTTAATAAAAGAAGAGGCTATAGGTAAAAAAACAAAAGTCTTAAAATTGCCGATTTTTAAAGAGGAAGAAAAAAAAGTAATCACTCAATTTAATTTGCCGGCCAAAATTAGTTTTAGCCAACTGCGCGCTTTTGAAAATTGCCCGTTGCAATATAAATTCGGTTTTATTTTGCGTATTCCAGTTCGCGGCCGTTATGTATTTAGTTTTGGCCAGACTATGCATCTAACGCTCCAAAAGTTTTTGTCGCAAGTTTTATTGCAGAAGAAAGTCGTACAAAGCAAATTATTTGAAACGCCGAAAAAGGAAGAGCCTGTCGTGCCAAACCAGGATTTGATAATGAAGATTTATGATGAGTGCTGGATTGATGAATGGTATCCGGACGATAAGTTGCGGGAAGAATATCGGCAAAAGGGAGAGAAGAGTTTAAAGAAATTTTATCAGGAATTCAGCACCTCGAAACCAGACGTTCAATATGTGGAGTTAGATTTTAATTTTAAGGTCGGCGACTGCACGATTAAGGGAAAAATTGACCGGGTAGACGATTTGGGAGACGGTTTAGAAATTATTGATTATAAAACCGGTACCGTTAAAGACGGAAAATTATCAGCCGAAGATAAAGAGCAATTACTGATTTATCAATTAGCCGCGGCCGGTTTGTTCAAAAAAGAAATTAAAAAATTAACTTATATTTTTTTAGAAGATAATTCCCAGTTGTCTTTTTTAGGGACGGAGGGCGAGCTGGATGATATGAAACAAAAAATCGCCAAAATTTTTGACGAAATTCATCACAGTAATTTTCCGGCCAAGCCGAGTATGCTTTGCAAGTATTGCGATTTTAAGGATATTTGTGAGTACCGTAAAATATAG
- a CDS encoding TatD family hydrolase, which produces MFDVHSHLNFQAFKDDYAEVIKNSQAKGVAKIINIGSNFLTSQKAIQIARQFDGVFAAVGLHPIHVKDESFDLKQYCQLVKNNYDFIKAIGETGLDQHQNNESGIMNYDRQKEVFLRHLELAKEVDLPVILHCRGGKDRPLQAYEDLLLIIDNFGYAPRGELHCFSADWQTAHKFLSCGFYLGFTGIITYPSDFSFAESKDEKSRTRRSSDERRRVAMNNLLEVVAKTPLDRILVETDCPYLSPQPVRRQRCEPWHVRYIIEKIAQIKNTSFEEVEQATMENSEKLFGI; this is translated from the coding sequence ATGTTCGACGTTCATAGCCATCTAAATTTTCAGGCGTTCAAAGACGATTATGCCGAGGTAATAAAAAATAGCCAAGCCAAAGGCGTGGCTAAAATTATTAATATCGGTTCAAATTTCTTAACTAGTCAAAAGGCCATTCAGATTGCTCGGCAATTTGACGGAGTTTTTGCAGCCGTTGGCCTTCATCCGATTCATGTCAAAGACGAGAGTTTTGATTTAAAACAATATTGCCAATTGGTAAAAAATAATTATGATTTTATTAAAGCCATTGGCGAAACAGGCTTGGATCAACATCAGAATAATGAATCAGGAATTATGAATTATGATAGGCAGAAAGAAGTTTTTTTAAGACATTTAGAGTTAGCCAAAGAGGTTGATTTACCGGTTATTTTACATTGTCGGGGCGGTAAAGATAGACCGCTTCAGGCTTATGAAGATCTATTGTTAATAATAGATAATTTTGGTTATGCGCCGCGAGGCGAATTGCACTGCTTTTCAGCTGATTGGCAAACCGCGCATAAATTTTTAAGCTGCGGATTTTATCTTGGTTTTACCGGAATCATTACATATCCTTCCGATTTTTCCTTTGCTGAAAGCAAAGATGAAAAATCGAGAACCCGTCGTTCGTCAGACGAACGAAGGAGGGTCGCTATGAACAATTTACTTGAGGTGGTGGCAAAAACACCCTTGGATAGAATTTTGGTTGAAACCGATTGTCCGTATTTATCGCCACAGCCAGTGCGGCGCCAGCGTTGTGAACCTTGGCATGTCAGATATATTATCGAAAAAATCGCGCAAATAAAAAATACTTCTTTTGAAGAAGTAGAACAGGCGACGATGGAAAACAGCGAAAAATTATTTGGTATTTAA
- a CDS encoding glycosyltransferase family 2 protein: protein MDLSIIIVNYNQKNLLKQCWQNIINAQIKLNFELIVVDNNSSDGTRDLLSDIKNEPAIKPQIILNAVNLGFAKAVNQGLKQSIGQYVLVLNPDIIILPGSVEKLHQFIKSHGRCAIAAPKLLNPDKTLQFSAYRFPKWYMPILRRTFLGRFGWGKKQIDYYLMKDWDHQENREVDWVLGGAMMLNRLAVEQIGGLDERFFLYFEDVELCRRVKKNNWQVWYVAEAPFYHYHQRLSAEPLGLFKKITWIHASSWLKYLLKR, encoded by the coding sequence ATGGACCTGTCGATTATCATTGTTAATTACAATCAAAAAAATCTGCTCAAACAATGCTGGCAGAACATTATTAATGCACAGATAAAATTAAATTTTGAATTGATTGTTGTCGACAATAATTCTTCCGACGGCACGAGGGACTTATTAAGTGACATTAAAAACGAGCCCGCTATTAAACCGCAAATAATTTTAAATGCTGTTAATCTTGGTTTTGCTAAGGCCGTAAATCAAGGTCTTAAACAATCTATTGGCCAATATGTTTTAGTTTTAAATCCAGATATTATTATTTTGCCCGGGTCGGTTGAAAAACTGCATCAATTTATAAAGAGCCATGGTCGTTGCGCTATTGCTGCGCCAAAACTTTTAAATCCGGATAAAACCCTTCAGTTTTCGGCCTATCGTTTTCCTAAGTGGTATATGCCAATTTTGCGGCGTACTTTTTTGGGCCGATTTGGCTGGGGTAAAAAACAAATTGATTATTATTTAATGAAAGACTGGGATCATCAAGAAAATAGGGAAGTTGATTGGGTTTTGGGCGGAGCTATGATGTTAAACCGGTTGGCGGTTGAGCAAATTGGCGGGCTGGATGAAAGATTCTTTCTTTATTTTGAGGACGTGGAATTATGCCGCCGGGTGAAAAAAAATAATTGGCAGGTTTGGTACGTAGCCGAAGCGCCGTTTTATCATTATCACCAGCGTTTATCAGCTGAACCGCTGGGCCTATTTAAAAAAATAACCTGGATTCACGCGTCCAGTTGGCTAAAATATTTATTAAAAAGATAA